A DNA window from Candidatus Poseidoniia archaeon contains the following coding sequences:
- the tmk gene encoding dTMP kinase, giving the protein MLIDLEGIDGCGKSTQARLLAERLRGAGHTVVVLKEPTDGPNGSRLKQVLRGECIADAEEILSLFAADRREHVADRIAPALERGEIVLMDRYYYSGLAYQCAAGIPADRIRALNSFAPAPVLVLVFDLPVEQALERVHSHSVADTFERADHLERVRAAYLALRDDPLVRILDATRPPEAVAADVWALVQEAMA; this is encoded by the coding sequence GTGCTTATCGACCTGGAGGGAATCGACGGCTGCGGCAAGTCGACGCAGGCGCGGCTGCTGGCAGAGCGGCTGCGCGGTGCGGGCCATACGGTGGTCGTGCTGAAGGAGCCGACCGACGGCCCGAATGGCAGCCGACTGAAGCAGGTGCTGCGCGGCGAGTGCATCGCAGACGCCGAGGAAATCCTGTCGCTCTTCGCCGCCGACCGGCGCGAGCATGTCGCCGACCGCATCGCGCCGGCGCTCGAGCGGGGCGAAATCGTGCTGATGGACCGCTACTACTACTCGGGGCTCGCCTACCAGTGCGCTGCCGGGATTCCTGCCGACCGCATCCGTGCGCTCAACTCCTTCGCACCCGCGCCGGTGCTCGTGCTGGTCTTCGACCTGCCCGTGGAGCAGGCGCTCGAGCGAGTCCATTCGCACTCGGTCGCCGATACCTTCGAGCGCGCCGACCACCTCGAGCGCGTCCGCGCCGCCTATCTCGCGCTGCGTGACGACCCGCTGGTGCGTATCCTCGACGCGACGCGGCCGCCGGAAGCGGTGGCGGCCGACGTCTGGGCGCTGGTGCAGGAGGCCATGGCGTGA
- a CDS encoding gamma-glutamyl-gamma-aminobutyrate hydrolase family protein (Members of this family of hydrolases with an active site Cys residue belong to MEROPS family C26.) — protein sequence MQPVAITLSDDKYLKKYADWLAEAGFAAERIDSVAELERYSLLVLSGGGDMAPGSGAFRGDVDESRLRNPKPERDALELALLAVARERQMPILGICRGLQVLNVACGGTLWPDISDGGFETAAHTGGTRDTDDVYHPVTMSGAEFEVTSHHHEGVRDLGSDLEVISRAEDGMVEALRHRKLPWLGVQWHPERTAAGAGRSLMQEWLRSQC from the coding sequence ATGCAACCGGTCGCGATTACACTTTCCGACGACAAGTATTTAAAAAAATATGCCGACTGGCTGGCGGAAGCGGGCTTCGCCGCCGAGCGCATCGACAGCGTCGCGGAGCTTGAGCGCTATTCGCTGCTGGTGCTCTCGGGCGGTGGCGACATGGCGCCCGGCAGCGGCGCCTTCCGCGGCGACGTGGACGAGTCGCGGCTACGCAATCCGAAGCCGGAGCGCGACGCGCTGGAGCTGGCGCTGCTGGCGGTGGCCCGCGAGCGGCAGATGCCGATCCTCGGCATCTGCCGCGGGCTGCAAGTCCTGAACGTGGCGTGCGGCGGGACGCTGTGGCCTGACATCAGCGACGGCGGTTTCGAGACCGCGGCGCATACCGGAGGGACGCGCGACACCGACGACGTCTACCATCCAGTTACGATGTCCGGGGCCGAGTTCGAGGTCACCAGCCACCACCACGAAGGCGTGCGCGACCTTGGGAGCGACCTCGAGGTCATCTCGCGCGCGGAGGACGGGATGGTTGAGGCGCTGCGGCACCGCAAACTGCCGTGGCTGGGGGTGCAGTGGCATCCCGAGCGCACCGCCGCGGGCGCGGGGCGCAGCCTGATGCAGGAATGGCTGCGGTCGCAATGCTGA
- a CDS encoding zf-TFIIB domain-containing protein has protein sequence MARTCPRCSTSLEPRSVTNDTFAITVDDCKDCGGLFLDRGELARLAPDSASVEELASQLSREPEAGKHDIACPHCTGQMHLTSIPEPEVQLDICGGCHGIWFDKDELEALQKTDGKGVAKGVAGTASGLSLLTDIVQILAMSL, from the coding sequence ATGGCGCGCACGTGTCCCCGCTGTAGCACTAGCCTTGAACCGCGCAGCGTCACCAATGATACGTTCGCGATAACCGTGGACGACTGCAAGGATTGCGGAGGGCTCTTCTTGGACCGGGGGGAACTGGCCCGGCTGGCACCCGATAGCGCATCGGTCGAGGAGCTCGCCAGCCAACTATCACGCGAGCCGGAAGCCGGCAAACACGACATTGCGTGCCCCCACTGCACCGGCCAGATGCACCTCACCAGCATCCCTGAACCAGAGGTGCAACTCGACATCTGCGGCGGCTGCCATGGCATCTGGTTCGACAAGGATGAACTGGAGGCATTGCAGAAAACGGACGGAAAGGGAGTGGCCAAGGGTGTGGCAGGCACTGCTTCAGGGTTGAGTCTGTTAACGGACATAGTCCAGATTCTGGCCATGAGCCTGTAG
- a CDS encoding MBL fold metallo-hydrolase yields the protein MAIVEQLRVGPMANFAYLLGCEETRVAALVDPCFEPEKLVARAEAQGYRVEWVLNTHGHHDHVNGNDHTVELTGAKVAAHRKAEFTVDQYLKHGDTLRVGEIAVEVLHTPGHARDSVCLHAEGNLFTGDTLFVGECGRTDLPGSDPRAMHRSLFEVLAEVPDSAVIWPGHDYGPRPSSTMGAERRENYVLAPRSLEEFVAFMAEP from the coding sequence GTGGCCATCGTAGAGCAGCTTCGGGTCGGGCCGATGGCGAACTTCGCCTACCTGCTCGGCTGCGAGGAAACGCGCGTCGCGGCGCTGGTCGACCCCTGCTTCGAGCCAGAAAAACTGGTCGCCCGCGCCGAAGCGCAGGGATACCGCGTCGAGTGGGTGCTCAACACCCACGGCCACCACGACCACGTCAACGGCAACGACCACACGGTCGAGCTGACCGGCGCGAAAGTGGCGGCGCACCGTAAGGCGGAATTCACCGTCGATCAATATTTAAAACACGGTGACACGTTGCGCGTCGGTGAAATCGCGGTCGAGGTGCTGCACACGCCGGGCCACGCGCGCGATTCCGTCTGCCTGCACGCCGAGGGCAATCTGTTCACGGGCGACACGCTGTTTGTGGGCGAGTGCGGACGCACCGACCTGCCCGGCAGTGACCCGCGTGCGATGCACCGCTCGCTCTTCGAAGTACTGGCCGAAGTCCCGGATTCCGCGGTCATCTGGCCGGGCCACGATTACGGCCCGCGTCCGTCTTCGACGATGGGCGCCGAGCGGCGCGAGAACTACGTGCTCGCGCCGCGGTCGCTCGAGGAATTTGTCGCGTTCATGGCGGAGCCGTAG